In Lolium rigidum isolate FL_2022 chromosome 3, APGP_CSIRO_Lrig_0.1, whole genome shotgun sequence, the genomic window ATTGTCGTTGCAGGAAGATGTACCCTGACCTGGACGAGCAGGCCAGCACTACCACCCGGGCCCAGGCCGTGGTCGTCGTCGGCGTGGCTCATGAGAACAAGGCTGGGCAGTTTGAGATGGCCTCCGGCGAGT contains:
- the LOC124703150 gene encoding metallothionein-like protein 1; the protein is MSCSCGSSCGCGSNCKCGKMYPDLDEQASTTTRAQAVVVVGVAHENKAGQFEMASGESSEGCSCGPNCKCNPCNC